One Drechmeria coniospora strain ARSEF 6962 chromosome 01, whole genome shotgun sequence genomic region harbors:
- a CDS encoding extracellular serine-rich protein → MPPNLDSGWSAREVKYAELATIKVGRGKDSGTTHSFNGHAVGAETNLTTTPRAVRNMRACRGIFSWTVFVGGLPQLLAAAAMGSTEGTFSTPTELPMRARSNRLIPVVVGGPQDLFVPNVIRGAKPGDVVQFQFSNGNHTVTESAENAACQPLQAQRAEAIHSGHVPFRDGQTEVGTFTMPVTRSEPMFLYCATGPHCQTGQVMVINPTSDDQLIKYAKLSMGAKENVDGGAVSGGFVGKIPLQDAAFTPAPAEKDGAGPPAEAPATERSAINETSQATTLGRVKRASASHR, encoded by the exons ATGCCCCCAAACCTTGACTCGGGCTGGTCTGCGCGAGAAGTCAAATACGCAGAGCTTGCCACCATCAAAGTTGGACGAGGCAAAGACTCGGGCACGACACACTCGTTTAACGGGCACGCAGTGGGTGCCGAGACGAACTTGACGAC GACGCCCCGTGCAGTGCGCAATATGAGGGCATGTCGAGGCATCTTCTCCTGGACCGTTTTCGTCGGCGGACTGCCCCAacttctcgccgccgcggccatggGGAGTACGGAGGGAACCTTTTCGA CGCCGACGGAGCTCCCGATGCGAGCGAGGTCGAACAGGCtcatccccgtcgtcgtcggggggcCGCAGGATCTCTTCGTGCCCAACGTCATCCGAGGGGCAAAGCCGGGCGATGTCGTGCAGTTTCAATTCAGCAACGGCAACCATACGGTGACGGAGAGTGCCGAGAACGCGGCATGCCAACCGCTCCAGGCGCAAAGGGCCGAGGCCATACATAGCGGTCACGTACCCTTCCGGGACGGCCAGACCGAGGTAGGGACCTTTACCATGCCCGTCACGAGGTCGGAGCCCATGTTTCTATACTGCGCCACCGGCCCTCACTGCCAGACGGGCCAGGTGATGGTGATCAACCC CACGAGCGACGACCAACTCATCAAGTACGCCAAGCTGAGCATGGGGGCAAAGGAAAACGTCGATGGCGGTGCTGTCTCCGGCGGCTTTGTGGGGAAGATCCCCTTGCAGGATGCGGCCTTCACCCCAGCGCCGGCCGAGAAAGACGGGGCGGGGCCtccggccgaggcgccggcCACGGAGCGGTCGGCAATCAACGAAACCAGCCAGGCCACGACGCTTGGCAGGGTCAAACGGGCGTCGGCATCACACCGTTAG